Genomic DNA from Niabella ginsenosidivorans:
CCGGAAGGAGCACGCCTGCGTGCAGGCATTTATTACCTGTATTTTGGCATTTACTCGGAGAGGGAGGACCTGGATAAAGAACAACTATATGCCCGCCTGGCACTACAACAGGCGCAGCAGGCAGGTGAAGAAGAGCTCTTGTCTTCTGCCTGGCAGATCAACGGCACAGCTTATCTGGATTGCTATGAAAAAGGAGCACATAAAGATCCGGCGCTTCTGGATTCGGCGCTGTACGCTTTTAAAAACTCCGCTACATTCCTGTTACATTCTTCTTACGGGCCAACGAACCGCGATCCGGCTATATTGTCAGCTTTATTTACTGCGCAGGTATATATGGATCATTTTCCGCCATCAAAAGATACTGTTGTAAAATATGTAAATCTTGCCCTGGCAAATATTACCGATACATTAAGAGAGAAACGCATGCTCATCAACTGCTATACAATGCTGAGCAAATATGCACTGCAGGAGGGAAAACGGGCACAGGCAGAACAGATGCTCCTGCGGGCACAGGCCTCTTTTAATGCTATGGACCCCCCGGATTATTATGTGGCTGAGCAACTATATGAAGGATTGGCGATACTGGCAGAACAAAAGGGAGATCCGGTAAAGGCGCTTGCTTATTATAAACAATACCTGTCCTATTATAAAAAGGAGTTTGATACCCGGCGGATTGAAACAATACACCGTCTGGAAGCGCGTTACCAGGCAGAGAAAAAAGAAAAAGAGATCGTTCTTCTGAAACAACAGGAAGCGTTCCGGCGTAAACAAAATCAGCTGTATCTTGGAATAGCTGCTATAGCAATAGCAGGGCTGAGCTTTCTGTTCCTGGCCTACCATTTCCGTTTGCGCTACTCCCTGCAACGGGAAAAACTGTTACGACAGGAAAAAGAAGAAGCACGCCTGCAGTCCCGCCTGAAGGAAGAAGAGGCAGCACGCCTGCGGCTGGAAAAGCACGAAGCAGAACTGCAATCCCGGCTGCAGCAGGAAGAAGCCGCCCGGCTGCAGGCAGAACAGCAGTTATTGAAAGCACAGCAGGAACAAATGCAAAAAGAATTGCTGGCCGGTGCGTTACAGGTAGAGCATAAGAATGAGCTGCTACAGGGCCTGAAGGAAAAACTGTTGGCACAACCGGGCAGCGAAGCGGCATTGCGCCAGTTGGAAAAGATTGTACATGAAGAAAGCCGTGTGGACGAGGACTTTGAAAAAGTACGCTCGGAATTCAAAGACCTGCACCCGGAATTTTTTAACCGGCTGCAGCAACAGGCAGAACAAAAGCTAACGTCACTTGACCTGAAGTATTGTGCCTATATCTATATGCAGCTTTCCACCAAGCAGATCGCCTCCCTGTTGCATGTAGAGCCCAAAAGCGTACGTATGACCAAATACCGGATCAAACAAAACTGGGACTGGGACGGGAAGAAGGGTTGGAAGAGTTCCTGGGCAGGATACTGTAAAAAAGAAGAAGGCTCTTTGCTGCAACAGAATGAATCATTTAGTACCCAACCTCCTGCTTTCCTAAAATTTGCTTCCTGTGATTGGTACCCCAGCGATGCAGTTCCTTAATTACTTTTTTCAGGGTCTGGGAATATTCGGTTGGCGTATATTCTGTTCTTACAGGAAACCCGTTAATAACCGTTCGGGTTATTAGCTGGTTATCTTCCATGTCTTTTAATTCTTTTGCCAGTACCTTGGTAGTAAGCTTTGGAATGCTGCGCTCTATTTCCCTGAAATGTTTGTTACCGTTCCATATTGAGATCAGTATTAAAATCTTCCATTTTCCGCTAATAACGTCCAGCGTATCTCTTACTGGTATCAGCATGGTCAAGCATTCTTTGTGTTCTTTCTTTTTCATTGCTGTTTTTTCTGATTACCAAAAGGTAACTGATTACAATAAGAAAGCAAAAATAAATAATTTTGCGCTAACAATTTTAATCATAAAAAAACAGCAATATGACTTTACTGGAAAATTTAATGTGGCGCTATGCTACCAAAAAAATGAACGGGCAACCGGTTCCGCAGGAAAAAATTAATTATATACTGGAAGCAGTGCGTTTAGCTCCTTCATCAGCAGGAATACAACCCTACAAAGTTTTTGTAATCAGTAATAAAGAAAAATTAGAACAAATAAAGATCATTGCCAATAATCAGAGCCAGATTGCCGACTGCTCACACTTGCTGGTATTTGCAGCCTGGGATAGTTATTCCTACGATAAGATCGATAAGGTTGCTTCTCTGGTTGTAAGCGAACGCAACCTGCCTGAAAACGCAATGGATGACTTTAAAAAACGCTATTGGAGCGTGTTAGAGCCGTTAGGACAGGAATGGCATAAAAACCATGCGGCCAAACAAGCCTATATCGCATTAGGGATAGCCGTTGCAGCTGCAGCAGAGCAAAGAGTAGATGCTACTCCTATGGAAGGGTTTGACGCAGCTAAGCTGGACATGTTTCTCGGACTTGACCAGTCAGGGTTAAAAAGTGTTGTGATTTTACCACTCGGTTACAGAGACGAGCAAAACGATTGGCTGGTAAACCTGAAAAAAGTACGCACGCCAAAAGAAGAGTTCATTACTGAGTTCAATTAAACAAGGAACAATGAAAAAAGATAAAATCGTTTTCTGGATTACAACAGGGTTATTTTCCTTAATGATGCTGTCCAGCGCATTTATGTACCTGACAGCCTGGAATGGAGGCAACGTTCAGCCACCTGGGTTTTTCCGGGTTATTTCAGGGTTGAACTGGCAATAGCAAAATTTTTAGGCGCGTTGGCCTTGCTGCTTCCATTTGCTCCCAAAGGCTTTAAGCAATTTGCTTACGCTGGTTTTACAATTAGCCTCGTTTCAGCGGTTATTGCTCACGCCTCTTCCGGCAACCCTGCACAAGCAATTGTAACACCTGCTGTTTTTCTGGTAGTACTAATCGTTTCATTTCTCTACTACAATAAATTGCAGTAATCTGGGCTACTTCTTTACTAAAAATAGCTTATACATAAACGAATACTAAAAGCCGGGCTCAAATATTAGCCCGGTTTTTAGTGTTTTAACAGCCCGTAACTATTAATACATCACTGGCCGTTTTTATTTAAGCACACATACCCGACCAACACATAAACAGATCGCGCGTAAGCAGTTTTTAAACCATCAGGTGTTTTTAACTTTTTGCTGCTGATAGAATATCTATTAACCGGAATATCTGCCCGTTCTCCTTGCATTGAAAAACAGCGCAAATTTTATCCCCGGTATTGAATCCGTCCGGTGTATTGCCCGATTTATAGGAACAAACCAATTCCGAGCCAATGCGGTACCAGTACAGAGTGGTATAGCTTCCACCCTTGGTAAATTTTTCTCTTGCTGTGATCACTTCTGTTACAATCCCTTCAATAAGCCATCTCTTATCGGATTGCTTCAATTGCCGCCATTTAAAAATTGCCAGTATCGCGGGGCCTAATATGAACGGGAGGAACATTGATCCGGTCGTGATCAAAGCCGGACCAGGCCCTATAATAGGGGTGATGATGAATAGCATAAAAAGAAATGCCCAGGAAATATAAAACGAGCTGAAAACCATTTCCTGCCCTCCTGCAAAATCTCCTGGTTCTGCTGCTGTTATTTTGTTGCCTGCTGTATTATATTCTGTATAAAAAATATTTAATAAAAGATACTGCTGCTCATCCTGCTTTAGCAATTCCATTTTTACAGGTGTATGCTGCAATGTGGTTATACCAAATAGATTCCTGTATAACGTTCCAAAATATCTTTTATCTCCACCGGGAATAATATTTACATCATAGGTTTGCCCATCAATAATATAATGAAGGCGCCTGTTATCAGGTCTTGCCACTTCAATTGTTCCCTGAACGATCATTTTTTGCCCGGACAAAAGAGCTCTTTTTGCTTTTTTGTTTTTTTGCACAAACCCGATAAACCGGATCATAAAAAAAGCACCGCCACCCAATAATAAGAGCATTATCAAAAAAATAAAATCCAGGGTACTATCCGTAGTTGTTCTATTAGACACTACAACAGCCCATACAGAAAAAACAGCCATTATAATACATAAAATTCCGGCAATAAAAACACTGATGGCTCCGCCACGTATACTGCGCCTCCAATATTTAATTCGTTGAATATCTGCTGGTGTCAGGTTGCTGTAGCTTATCATTTTATTTTTTCATTCTATTCATTAAAGTCAAATGAGGCCGCGGCTGTATTCAGCATCAAAGAAGTATATCCGGATAGATCTCTACTTAACCCTAATATGCTACCACATAAAATGGCAATAATATGTTTTTTATGCCATTTTTAATAAATTAATCTATTACCGGAACAAAGATCCGTTTATCCTTATCTGCCCAGCGATCTATAACAATATTGGCAGCCAACTGGATAAAATGCAGGCTTCTGTTGCCTACCGGTGACAGTTCCCGCTGCCACAGGTACCCTGCCGTCATTCCAATATTCCCGTTGAACTGATACCCGGCTCCTGAATAAACGCGGTTCCTTTTAAACGCATTTTCTTTAGGGCCCAAAAACAACTCATTAAACGCATTTACAAAAAAGGTCTTTGCGATCACTCTCTTCTTATTAACAGGTATTGTTGCGCTTAACCGGTAACGGTATCGCTGGTCATTGGTTCTTTGTGCCGTTTTCAATTGATGGAAAAACCGCTGTTCTGCCCTTAGCCTGTGATCAAAATCTATTCTTGAAACAGCATGACTAAAAGTATATTGCAACCAAAGTCTCAGTTCTTCCTGCGACAGGCTTTTTTGTTTATAGGTAGCATACCGGCCAATTCCGATCAGCGCCTGGCTATTTTCATTAAAGTTATAACCGGTTCCCCCTTTTATTTCGTAATAATCGATGGTCTTGAATTGCTCAATGGACCGTGCCTGCATTTCCATATATGCCATCCATTTGGGAGCGTATTTATAGGTTATCGACGTTGTCAGAAACCCCGAAAGATGCTCAGGGCCCGTTTGTGCATGGCAGAAATCTATAAGAACTAATAAAAATGCTGGCAGCAACAGTCTTCGGATCATGCAGATTCAATAGTTTAAAATAAAAGGTTCAAATTATGTTAGTGCCATTACCAGAAATGCCGGCAGATCGCAAAATTCTATCGGCCCATATATACCATCAGGATCTGTATATCGCTTGGTTTTATACCGGAAATCCTGCTGGCCTGTCCCAGTGTTTGCGGTTTAATACGGTTTAGCTTTTCTTTTGCTTCGTTTCCCAGGGAGCTAAGCTTTGAATAATCAAAGCTTTGGGGAATTGCAAGGTCTTCCATCTCGCTCATCCTGTTTACCAGTTCTTTTTCCTTTTCAATATAGGTTTCATATTTGATATGTATAGATGCCTGCTCCAGCTCCTCTCTTGAATAATTTTTTACCTTTTCCTGCAGATAAGGAACAGCTTCTATTAGTTCCTCTAATTCCACGTCAGGTCTTAACAGGATCTTTTCTGCCCGTTGTTTTTCCTGTATGGGCGAAGAATGGAGATCAGCCAGGAATCCGTTAATTTCATCAGGTTTTAATGCCACTTCTTTCAAAATAGACTTAATACCGGCAATATTTTCATTTTTTTGCCGTACTTTATCCATCCTGTCCTGGGAAGCCAATCCTAATTTATAGCTTATAGGAGTTAAGCGTGCATCTGCATTATCCTGGCGAAGCAGGGTACGGTATTCCGCCCTCGAAGTAAACATCCGGTAGGGTTCCTCAGTTCCTTTATTAATAAGATCATCAATAAGCACCCCAATATAAGCCTCACTACGTTTCAATGTGAACGGCTCCTGTTCATTTACTTTTAAATGAGCATTAATACCAGCCATGATCCCCTGACAGGCAGCTTCCTCATAACCTGTTGTTCCGTTGATCTGACCAGCAAAATATAAATTACATATTATTTTTGTTTCTAATGTGTTTTTGAGCTGAGTAGGAGGAAAATAGTCGTATTCAATAGCATACCCTGGCCTGAATAATTTTACCTGTTCAAACCCGGGTACCATTTTTAAAGCGGCAAACTGAACTTCTTCCGGAAGCGATGTAGAAAATCCGTTTACATAGATCTCAACTGTATTCCAGCCTTCCGGCTCTACAAACAGCTGATGGCGCTCTTTGTCTGCAAAACGGTTAATTTTATCTTCAATGCTCGGACAGTAGCGGGGGCCCACACCATCAATACGGCCGGCATACATCGGGCTCCGGTCGAAACCCGTTTTCAGCATATCATGCACTTTCTGATCAGTGTAAGTGATCCAGCAACAGCGCTGTTGTTCGGGTTTGATCCTGGGGGTGTCGATAAAAGAGAAGCCTATTATCTCAGTATCTCCATCCTGTATCTCCATTTTTGAGTAATCAAGACTTCTGCCATCTACCCTTGGCGGCGTGCCTGTTTTTAACCGGTCACTTTCAAATCCCAGGGAAACCAATTGCTCTGTGATACCCGATGCAGCTTTCTCAGCTACTCTTCCACCGCCAAATTGTTTTTCCCCGATATGTATAATTCCATTCAGAAAAGTCCCATTAGTTAATACTACCGCCTTTCCATGTATTTCATGTCCTAAACCGGTAATTACACCTGCTATCCTATCCTTCTTTACCAACAAACCCTTTACCATATCCTGGTAAAAATCCAGGTTAGGCGTTTGCTCAAGCATTTCCCTCCATTTGGCAGCAAATAGCATCCGGTCGCTTTGTGCACGCGGGCTCCACATGGCCGGGCCCTTTGACCGGTTCAACATGCGGAATTGAATCATAGAAAGGTCGGTAACAATACCTGAATACCCCCCTAACGCATCAATTTCCCGAACGATTTGTCCCTTTGCTATTCCACCCATTGCCGGATTACAGCTCATTTGAGCAATTGTCTGCATGTTCATGGTAACCAGCAGCGTTCTTGAGCCCATATTAGCAGCAGCAGCAGCAGCTTCACAGCCTGCATGCCCTGCCCCGACAACTATTACATCATATTCCGGAAACATAATTTACAAAGTTACACCATTCTACTATTTATAAGAATTTATGCAACAGATACAAAAAAGCGAATCAATAAAAAGAGATGTTTCACGTGGAACGGTCGTAAAATTCCCGGTAAAGTATTCTGATAACTTATGCAACAACTCTGTTTTATTGATTCCTTAGGGATTACCCTGAAGATGTCATCCCGTACCTGTTCCGTCGCATCATGTAATCTGGCATTGGCAGCAATCATAAAAAGCATTTCATTTAAGCTCATTAAAACGACAAAGTTCTGTCAAGGCTGAGCTTGATATACTACTTATAATGCAATCTAAAGGTTTAAACGGTCTTAAATAAGCAATCTCCATAATACTGAAAGCTTTTTAAGTTCTTCTCCTTCTGAAGTACAAATATTGTTTCACGTGGAACAGAATACCCGTTTTAAATTGACAATAATTTTGGTTGTCCACGCAGCCGTACCTACCAAGTCTTATATAGATGTATGTGATTAATACTCATTATAAATTAGGAGCCTTTGCTCTCTTAACAGCATTAATATAGATATGGCAATTCAAAGGTTCATTTAATGGAAAACAATAATTTAATCTTTTATTTTACCTGAGCCAATAAAATAAAAACCTGGCTATTAAGGGTTAATCACTCAATAAAACTCAACCGGTTAAAGCCTCTGGTTAACAGTCAGAGGCCCGCAAACTCAAGTGCAGTTAGATTTGAGTGTTCCCCTAATTGTTTCACGTGGAACAAATGGTTATCGAAAGTACTTTAATAAACATTCATCTTCTTTTTTACGCATAATTGCCTGCTCCTCTTCGGATTTATCATTATATCCGCACAAATGCAATACGCCATGAAAAATAACCCGGTGCAATTCCCTTAAAAAAGGTTCGCCAAGAAATTGCGCATTAGAACGTACAGTATCTACACCAATGAAAATTTCTCCGACCATTGCATCTGTAGATCTTTCCCGTAAGTCAAACGTTATAATATCAGTATAATAATTATGGTTGAGATACTGCTGGTTAATGGCCAGAATTTCTTCATCAGTACAAAATGTATAATGCAAAAGGTCCAAAGGCTGTTCATTCTCTTTAAACAGAGAAATAATAAAAGCTTTAAGCCTTTTCCTTTCAGAAAGAGCGACATTGCCGTTAAAAGAAAACTGGACCACCGGAGCGTTTTTAAGTATCATAATTTTCAAAATTCGTAAATAAAAGACAACCTACAATAGTTAGATTTGCAAGATGGAACAAGAAAAAGACCTGCTTTTGTCTGAATTAAAACCTGGCCAGCGTGCCCGGATACAGAAGTTTACAACAGAAGATATTTTCCTGAAACTGATGGAAATGGGATGTTTACCAGGGGAAGAGATAGAAGTTATAAAGATTGCTCCACTCCATGACCCTATTTCTATATCTGTAGCAGGATATACCTTAAGTTTAAGACTTGATGAAGCTCGTTTTATTGTAGTGGATACCATAAATTAACTGTGAATGAAAATCGGATTATTTTTTGGCTCCTTTAACCCTGTACATCATGGGCATTTAATTATTGCAAGTCATATACTGAATGAAGGGTTTACAGAAAAAATATGGTTTATTGTATCTCCTCAAAACCCTTTAAAGGAGTCTGCCTCACTTTTAAATGAAAATCAACGCCTCCACCTAATAAAGCTGGCTATAGAAGATGATCTTCGCATGCAGGCTTCTGATATTGAATTTCACCTGCCCAGACCTTCTTATACAGCTGTTACCTTAGCACATCTGTCAGAAAAGTACCCACAACATGAATTCTCAGTAATATTAGGCGGAGATAGCTTTCAAAATATAGAAAAATGGAAAAATTATAAATATATAATAGAAAATTATAATATATTAATATATAATCGTCCAGGCTTTATAATCAATTTAGAAATAGCTGATCGTATTACAATACTGGACGCGCCTTTACTGGAGATATCCGCAACCCTGATCAGGAACCTTATCCGTAATAAAAAATCCATCCGTTACCTGATGCCCGAAAATGTAGTAGAAGAAATTGAAAGATCAGGTTATTACAGAAAATAACCTAATGCCAGGCAGGACAAAACCAAAACAGGAGCGGGAAGTTTCGTAAATATCAAAACGATAGCTGTACCTGCCACTACCAGCAGATTAGCACCATTAAAACCCTGAAAGTTAAACAAGGAAAGATCTTTCATAATGTATAAAGTAGATCCAATCATAATACCCATCACTACTGCATTAATGCCTTCAAGCGACCGGTAAATACCCGAATATTTTTTCAGCATATTCCAGATCGGGAAGAAAAACAATACAAGCAGAGCGCTTGGCAAAAAAATACCAATCATTGCAATAATGATCCCCGCCACCTGCCAGTAATTTCCCATATTCTTTAACGCCAGCCCACCCGTGTAAGAAGCAATTGAAAACACCGGGCCTGGCATTGCACGTACCAATCCTATACCCGTAAGCATTTCTTTTTTATCAATGCGAATAACATTGGGGTTCTTTTCTTTTACTTCATCCGGCCTTACACTATATTGTTCATAAAGAATGGGCATCAGTACGTTGCCTCCTCCAAAAACCAGGCTGCCCATGCGGTAAGTATTCTCAAATAAGTTAACGGGCTTCCTGTATTCCCAATCATGCTTACGGGCCATTTCACTGAATACTCCCGCAAGAATAAATATAATCCCAAAAAGCCAGATATTCCACCAGCGTATTTTTCCGGGTTTTATTTCCTCCTGGGGAATCCTTTTCTTACTAAGATTGGTTACAAAACCACCTAAAACAATGAGGACAGGCACTACAAAAGGTCTTCCAAAAAATAAAAAGGTAAGGAGTGCCGAAATGATCGCTATAAAAAAAGTGATCCTGTTATTAACAGAATAAGGAAAAGCCGAAACACAGGCATAAATTAAAAAACCTGCGGCCATTGGTACGATGTATTGAAACAACTTCAGCGATTCTCCGCCTTTGTCCAAATAATTTACCAAAAAAGACAAAGCGCCCATGATACTACAGGCGGGTAATATCCATACCAAAAGCGTTAGTATTGCCAGCAATATTCCCCCGCGTTTAAAACCAATCAATGTCAGTGTCTGTGTAGAAGACGCTCCAGGCAGTAACTGGCAAAAAGCATTGTACTCCATCAGTTCCTGCTCAGTAACATAGGGCGTTTGTTTTACAAACGTTTTCATCATCATTGCCAAATGCGCCTGCGGCCCCCCAAAAGCAGTGATGCTGTGGAGAAAAACCAATTTCAAAAAATGCAGGTGCCTTAGTAACATTACAATTGGGTATCAATTAGACAATATGCCTCCACAAAAACCTTTTGATTCCATACAATCAAGATAAACAATTTAAACAATATTTCTAAATAAAACTTAGCGCTTTCAAAGTATAAACCTAAAAAATGCTTTATAAAAATACTGATCCTTATTGGCATAACAGATAAAATATAAGAACCGGGGTATATCCTTTACATCTACTCTGCATTTCCTTCTTTATTTAAAGAAAGCTGAATGAGGAGCATTAAAGACAGGAGATAAAGCGCTTAAAAACTATTCCTGCTGATACTGACCAATAACGATAACGTTGTTAATACCTGCTGCAGTACTTTATCAGGATGGGTTACCTATTATTACTTTGGACGGTTTTGCTTTTAAATTACAAGGTCATGCAAGAGCAGCAGGCAATGAAACCGTACAGTAAACTAACGGATGGGAATAAAAAGCATTTGATGGTATTACTTTAATAAACTATGTACGCTTGTCATAATTTCATCAAATCGATGGTATAAATAGCGGGATGCCTGTTAAATATTTAATCCTCCGCAAACACTGATCGTTTGCCCGGTTATATAAGCGCCCATATCCGATGCAAGGAATAAGGCTGCATTGGCGATATCTTCTCCTTTCGCAAATTTTCCCAAAGGAATATCCTGTAAATATTTAGCTGCACTATCCCCCTCGTGCAGGTAACTCGTCATATCTGTTTCCACAAAGCCCGGTGCTATGGCATTGCACCGGATGTTCCTGCTTCCCAATTCTTTTGCAACGCTTTTTGTAAACCCTATAATACCTGCCTTACTGGCTGCATAGCTTGCCTGGCCTGCATTTCCCATTATGCCGATTACAGAGCTCATATTAATAATACTTCCCGATTTTGCTTTCATCATCGGTTTTATTACCTGCTTGGTCATATAAAACACACTGTTGAGGTTTACCTGTAATACAGATTCCCACTGTTCCGGTGTCATACGCAGTAACAGGTTATCTTTAGAAATACCGGCATTATTTACACAAATATCAATAGTACCAAATTCTTTTAATACAGTATCCGCAAATGCCTCACAAGCTGAAAAATCTCCTGCATTGCTTTGGAAGGCTTTTATCTTAACCCCTTTACCGGCCCATCTTTTCACAATTGCAGCTGCTTTTTCTGCACTGCTATCGCTAACATAAGAAAAAGCAATACTGGCACCTTCTTCTGCAAATTTGTCAACAATAGCTTCTCCAATTCCACGGGCAGCACCGGTAATCACCGCAATTTTATTTTCCAGTAATTTCATAAAACAAAAAAGTAGGTTTCAGAATAGTTGCAAATAACGTCAATTATTTTGGTACTATAAAGTTTTATAATCCGGCAGCCGCGCTAATTTCAAGCATCCTGTCAATTGGTTTTTTTGCTGCGAGGCGTAGCCCTTCATCCATAATAATATCCGGTATTTCATATTTCATGCACAGGTATATTTTTTCAAGGGTATTCCGCTTCATATGCGGACAATCATTACAGGCACAACTGTTATCCGGTGGAGCAGGAATAAATTTCTTATGCGGATTTACTTTTTCCATCTGGTGCAGGATGCCTGTTTCTGTAGCAACGATATATTCCTGTGCGCTATCCTCTTTTGTAAACTTCAATAAACCGGTTGTAGAACCTATATAATCGGATATCCGCAGCAACGGTTCTTCACATTCAGGATGCGCGATCAGTTTTGCATCCGGATGCTGATGTTTAAGCCGGGTAATCTTTTCAAGACTGAAAATTTCATGTACCATACAGGCGCCGTTCCATAGCAACATGTTTCTTCCGGTAACCTTGTTGATATATGCACCTAAATTTTTATCCGGTGCAAAAATTATTTTCTGATCCTTGGGAAAGCTTTCCACAATTATCCTTGCATTGCTGCTGGTAACAATTACATCACTCAATGCTTTTATACCTGCGCTGCAATTGATATAACTCACCACAACATGATCAGGATATTGTTCCCTGAATCTTTGAAATAGCGGAGGCGGGCAGCTATCGCTTAAAGAACAGCCAGCTTTAAAGTCAGGTATCACCACTTTTTTTGTTGGGTTCAGGATCTTGGCCGTTTCTGCCATAAAATGCACACCGGCAAACACGATCATATCTGCATTGGTCTTTTGCGCTTCCTGTGCAAGCCCCAGACTATCCCCGATATAATCCGCAATGTCCTGTATATCCGGCTCCTGGTAGTAATGTGCCAGTATTACCGCATTTTTTTCTTTTTTCAGTTTTTCAATCTCCGCAAACAGGTCTAACTGCGGATCTACCTCCACATCCAAATACCCGTTTTTCTCTAACTCATTTTTTGCTGTTTCCAAAACTCCTGAAATCATGATTGAAAAAATTTTGAGACTGCAATGATACGACCAAACACAAATAGAAAAACAAAACTTTTTTTACCAGCCTTTTTCTTATAATAGTATTTATATTAATTATTTATTTTAAAATAAGCTATTATTATTATGGTTGTGAATTAGTGGATAATTCAGTTATTCACTTTTTTAAAAAAGTTGAACTTTTCATTTACCCACATAAAATTAATAGTTATTCACACAATGAAGTTACGAATTGTATCTGTTATGAAAGGTTATTCACAAAAATGTGAATTGCTTCCTGTTTATAAAAATAAGATACATATTAAATTTACATTATGTTAATATTGATGGTATAAAATTACACCTGTTCACCAAAATTTTAAAAGCAGACTGTTCCAACAAAAATTTAAGCCAGTAATACATTTCACATACACGTTTCACAGCAGGTTATTCACAACAACAGGCTGTTATTCACATCGCTGTGGGGACAAATAATTGTCTGAGTAAAAGTTTTATTCTGATGAAATACTTCACTGTATTGGTCCCGGAAACTGTAAAAAACAAGTATCTTTAACTACCATTTATTTCATTCTAAAAAAAATTTTATGGTAAACAACAAGCACATTGCCACATTTATTTTAGGCGCACTGGCCGGTCTTGCTGCGGGTAAATATGCAAGTATGAGTGATGAGGAAAAAGAAAAGATGATGAGTAACCTGAAAGAAAAGGCGAATCACCTGAAAGAGGAAGCTACAAAGACTGCCGGCCAGGCAAAGGATTATTTTACGGAACTGGCTTCTAAAGGAACAGAAGCGTTGAAAGAACATTTTCCGGAAGCTGAAAAATGGAT
This window encodes:
- a CDS encoding chromate transporter, which produces MKLVFLHSITAFGGPQAHLAMMMKTFVKQTPYVTEQELMEYNAFCQLLPGASSTQTLTLIGFKRGGILLAILTLLVWILPACSIMGALSFLVNYLDKGGESLKLFQYIVPMAAGFLIYACVSAFPYSVNNRITFFIAIISALLTFLFFGRPFVVPVLIVLGGFVTNLSKKRIPQEEIKPGKIRWWNIWLFGIIFILAGVFSEMARKHDWEYRKPVNLFENTYRMGSLVFGGGNVLMPILYEQYSVRPDEVKEKNPNVIRIDKKEMLTGIGLVRAMPGPVFSIASYTGGLALKNMGNYWQVAGIIIAMIGIFLPSALLVLFFFPIWNMLKKYSGIYRSLEGINAVVMGIMIGSTLYIMKDLSLFNFQGFNGANLLVVAGTAIVLIFTKLPAPVLVLSCLALGYFL
- the nadA gene encoding quinolinate synthase NadA — its product is MISGVLETAKNELEKNGYLDVEVDPQLDLFAEIEKLKKEKNAVILAHYYQEPDIQDIADYIGDSLGLAQEAQKTNADMIVFAGVHFMAETAKILNPTKKVVIPDFKAGCSLSDSCPPPLFQRFREQYPDHVVVSYINCSAGIKALSDVIVTSSNARIIVESFPKDQKIIFAPDKNLGAYINKVTGRNMLLWNGACMVHEIFSLEKITRLKHQHPDAKLIAHPECEEPLLRISDYIGSTTGLLKFTKEDSAQEYIVATETGILHQMEKVNPHKKFIPAPPDNSCACNDCPHMKRNTLEKIYLCMKYEIPDIIMDEGLRLAAKKPIDRMLEISAAAGL
- the fabG gene encoding 3-oxoacyl-[acyl-carrier-protein] reductase, whose amino-acid sequence is MKLLENKIAVITGAARGIGEAIVDKFAEEGASIAFSYVSDSSAEKAAAIVKRWAGKGVKIKAFQSNAGDFSACEAFADTVLKEFGTIDICVNNAGISKDNLLLRMTPEQWESVLQVNLNSVFYMTKQVIKPMMKAKSGSIINMSSVIGIMGNAGQASYAASKAGIIGFTKSVAKELGSRNIRCNAIAPGFVETDMTSYLHEGDSAAKYLQDIPLGKFAKGEDIANAALFLASDMGAYITGQTISVCGGLNI
- the nadD gene encoding nicotinate (nicotinamide) nucleotide adenylyltransferase, producing MKIGLFFGSFNPVHHGHLIIASHILNEGFTEKIWFIVSPQNPLKESASLLNENQRLHLIKLAIEDDLRMQASDIEFHLPRPSYTAVTLAHLSEKYPQHEFSVILGGDSFQNIEKWKNYKYIIENYNILIYNRPGFIINLEIADRITILDAPLLEISATLIRNLIRNKKSIRYLMPENVVEEIERSGYYRK